Proteins found in one Planococcus citri chromosome 2, ihPlaCitr1.1, whole genome shotgun sequence genomic segment:
- the LOC135836792 gene encoding glycerol-3-phosphate dehydrogenase [NAD(+)], cytoplasmic-like isoform X2, translated as MAAPKKVCIVGSGNWGSAIAKLVGYNAARLDTFDDTVTMYVYEENIDGRKLTEIINTEHENVKYLPGHKLPVNVLAVPDLLEAAKDADILIFVVPHQFIKGQCETLRGKIKSTAVGLSLIKGFDRAEGGGIDLISHIINRILGIEVNVLMGANLAHEVAEEKFCETTIGCKDKVMAPILKDLIETDNFKVSVVSDVDTVEVCGALKNIVACGAGFADGMGLGDNTKSAIIRLGLMEMIKFAETFYNSKELSTFNESCGVADLITTCYGGRNRKVSEAFVKSGKSIEELEKEMLNGQKLQGPITAEEVNYMLKNKNMENEFPLFTAVYKICTGQMPPHTLIDQIRNHPEHKVKH; from the exons ATGGCTGCTCCGAAAAAAGTCTGTATTGTTGGCTCCGGAAATTG GGGCTCAGCCATCGCTAAACTTGTCGGTTATAATGCCGCTCGACTTGATACATTCGATGATACGGTTACGATGTACGTTTACGAAGAAAATATCGACGGACGGAAATTAACTGAAATTATCAACACCGAACacgaaaatgttaaatatttaCCCGGACATAAATTACCAGTCAATGTC cttgctgtGCCTGATTTATTAGAAGCGGCGAAAGACGCAGATATTTTAATATTCGTCGTTCCTCATCAATTCATTAAAGGCCAATGTGAAACTTTACGCGGTAAAATAAAATCTACCGCCGTAGGATTATCGTTAATTaaa GGTTTTGACAGAGCCGAAGGTGGTGGAATCGACTTAATTTCTCATATTATCAATAGGATATTAGGTATCGAAGTTAATGTTCTTATGGGAGCTAATTTAGCTCACGAAGTAGCCGAAGAAAAATTCTGTGAAACTACTATCG GTTGTAAAGATAAAGTAATGGCTCCCATCTTGAAAGACTTAATTGAAACcgataatttcaaagtttcgGTTGTCAGCGATGTTGATACCGTTGAAGTTTGCGGTGCATTAAAA aatatCGTAGCTTGCGGCGCAGGTTTTGCTGACGGAATGGGTCTTGGTGATAACACAAAATCAGCTATTATACGTCTAGGGTTAATGGAGATGATCAAATTTGCCGAAACATTTTATAATTCTAaagaactttcaactttcaatgaaTCCTGCGGCGTGGCTGATTTAATCACTACATGTTACGGAGGTCGTAATCGTAAAGTTTCTGAGGCTTTCGTCAAATCTGGCAAA TCGATAGAAGAATTAGAAAAAGAAATGCTGAACGGTCAAAAATTACAAGGACCAATTACTGCTGAAGAAGTGAATTATATGCTCAAAAATAAGAACATGGAAAATGA GTTTCCATTGTTTACGGCTGTTTATAAAATATGCACTGGTCAAATGCCGCCTCATACTTTAATCGACCAAATTAGGAATCATCCTGAACACAA aGTAAAACATTAA
- the LOC135836798 gene encoding tRNA-uridine aminocarboxypropyltransferase 1-like isoform X2, whose product MESDEDPFTTYNISENWKLLENVEGRAPCPKCNKSRKFFCYSCYIPMPEIKDYVPQIKLPIKIDIVKHRQEIEGKSTSAHAAIIAPNHVSVFTFPTNVPTYPNDGKTVLIYPGKNSTSIKTYLETHPVLVRRKNESDTDNVPGRITIGDNVVELPFDKLLFVDGTWRQSRAMFSCFKDLPCVVLQTRPSHFWRHQKNSPRWYLATIEALHQSLHEIHQFSADLVDLPISECQNREYDNLLFFFRFMHNVIHTLYDHDELLSYRRPMNL is encoded by the exons ATGGAATCCGATGAAGATCCCTTTACTACGTACAACATATCTGAAAATTGGAAACTGCTGGAAAATGTGGAAGGAAGAGCTCCATGTCCAAAATGTAATaaatccagaaaatttttctgttactCATGTTACATTCCAATGCCAGAAATTAAAGATTATGTTCCTCAAATTAAG ttgcctATTAAAATTGATATAGTGAAGCATCGTCAAGAAATAGAAGGCAAAAGTACTTCGGCTCATGCAGCTATAATTGCCCCTAATCACGTATCTGTCTTCACTTTTCCTACGAATGTTCCCACTTATCCTAACGATGGAAAA ACTGTTCTGATATACCCAGGCAAAAATTCCACTTCGATAAAAACGTATTTAGAAACCCATCCTGTTTTAGTGAG GAGAAAAAACGAAAGTGATACCGATAATGTACCTGGTAGAATTACAATTGGTGATAATGTAGTGGAGTTACCTTTTGATAAACTTCTATTTGTTGACGGAACATGGCGTCAAAGCAGAGCTATGTTTAGTTGTTTCAAAG ATTTACCTTGCGTAGTGTTACAAACACGTCCTTCTCATTTTTGGCGTCATCAAAAAAACAGTCCCAGATGGTATTTAGCTACCATTGAAGCATTGCATCAGTCGCTTCATGAAATACATCAGTTTAGTGCCGATTTAGTAGATTTACCAATATCGGAATGTCAGAATAGGGAATACGATaatttattattcttttttcgatttatgcATAATGTTATTCATACGTTATACGATCATGATGAATTATTATCTTACAGACGACCAATGAATTTGTGA
- the LOC135836792 gene encoding glycerol-3-phosphate dehydrogenase [NAD(+)], cytoplasmic-like isoform X1: MAAPKKVCIVGSGNWGSAIAKLVGYNAARLDTFDDTVTMYVYEENIDGRKLTEIINTEHENVKYLPGHKLPVNVLAVPDLLEAAKDADILIFVVPHQFIKGQCETLRGKIKSTAVGLSLIKGFDRAEGGGIDLISHIINRILGIEVNVLMGANLAHEVAEEKFCETTIGCKDKVMAPILKDLIETDNFKVSVVSDVDTVEVCGALKNIVACGAGFADGMGLGDNTKSAIIRLGLMEMIKFAETFYNSKELSTFNESCGVADLITTCYGGRNRKVSEAFVKSGKSIEELEKEMLNGQKLQGPITAEEVNYMLKNKNMENEFPLFTAVYKICTGQMPPHTLIDQIRNHPEHKLYNRKTPSEEMVGYHSVNQCHL; the protein is encoded by the exons ATGGCTGCTCCGAAAAAAGTCTGTATTGTTGGCTCCGGAAATTG GGGCTCAGCCATCGCTAAACTTGTCGGTTATAATGCCGCTCGACTTGATACATTCGATGATACGGTTACGATGTACGTTTACGAAGAAAATATCGACGGACGGAAATTAACTGAAATTATCAACACCGAACacgaaaatgttaaatatttaCCCGGACATAAATTACCAGTCAATGTC cttgctgtGCCTGATTTATTAGAAGCGGCGAAAGACGCAGATATTTTAATATTCGTCGTTCCTCATCAATTCATTAAAGGCCAATGTGAAACTTTACGCGGTAAAATAAAATCTACCGCCGTAGGATTATCGTTAATTaaa GGTTTTGACAGAGCCGAAGGTGGTGGAATCGACTTAATTTCTCATATTATCAATAGGATATTAGGTATCGAAGTTAATGTTCTTATGGGAGCTAATTTAGCTCACGAAGTAGCCGAAGAAAAATTCTGTGAAACTACTATCG GTTGTAAAGATAAAGTAATGGCTCCCATCTTGAAAGACTTAATTGAAACcgataatttcaaagtttcgGTTGTCAGCGATGTTGATACCGTTGAAGTTTGCGGTGCATTAAAA aatatCGTAGCTTGCGGCGCAGGTTTTGCTGACGGAATGGGTCTTGGTGATAACACAAAATCAGCTATTATACGTCTAGGGTTAATGGAGATGATCAAATTTGCCGAAACATTTTATAATTCTAaagaactttcaactttcaatgaaTCCTGCGGCGTGGCTGATTTAATCACTACATGTTACGGAGGTCGTAATCGTAAAGTTTCTGAGGCTTTCGTCAAATCTGGCAAA TCGATAGAAGAATTAGAAAAAGAAATGCTGAACGGTCAAAAATTACAAGGACCAATTACTGCTGAAGAAGTGAATTATATGCTCAAAAATAAGAACATGGAAAATGA GTTTCCATTGTTTACGGCTGTTTATAAAATATGCACTGGTCAAATGCCGCCTCATACTTTAATCGACCAAATTAGGAATCATCCTGAACACAA ATTATATAACAGAAAAACGCCATCAGAGGAGATGGTAGGTTACCACTCAGTAAACCAGTGCCATCTTTAG
- the LOC135836798 gene encoding tRNA-uridine aminocarboxypropyltransferase 1-like isoform X1 — MVLVHFFMIFFIWFDLELNTLIKNDCDALSLRPMESDEDPFTTYNISENWKLLENVEGRAPCPKCNKSRKFFCYSCYIPMPEIKDYVPQIKLPIKIDIVKHRQEIEGKSTSAHAAIIAPNHVSVFTFPTNVPTYPNDGKTVLIYPGKNSTSIKTYLETHPVLVRRKNESDTDNVPGRITIGDNVVELPFDKLLFVDGTWRQSRAMFSCFKDLPCVVLQTRPSHFWRHQKNSPRWYLATIEALHQSLHEIHQFSADLVDLPISECQNREYDNLLFFFRFMHNVIHTLYDHDELLSYRRPMNL; from the exons atggtattggttcattttttcatgatatttttcatttggttCGATCTCGAACTGAAcactttgattaaaaatgacTGTGATGCGCTGTCACTCCGA ccTATGGAATCCGATGAAGATCCCTTTACTACGTACAACATATCTGAAAATTGGAAACTGCTGGAAAATGTGGAAGGAAGAGCTCCATGTCCAAAATGTAATaaatccagaaaatttttctgttactCATGTTACATTCCAATGCCAGAAATTAAAGATTATGTTCCTCAAATTAAG ttgcctATTAAAATTGATATAGTGAAGCATCGTCAAGAAATAGAAGGCAAAAGTACTTCGGCTCATGCAGCTATAATTGCCCCTAATCACGTATCTGTCTTCACTTTTCCTACGAATGTTCCCACTTATCCTAACGATGGAAAA ACTGTTCTGATATACCCAGGCAAAAATTCCACTTCGATAAAAACGTATTTAGAAACCCATCCTGTTTTAGTGAG GAGAAAAAACGAAAGTGATACCGATAATGTACCTGGTAGAATTACAATTGGTGATAATGTAGTGGAGTTACCTTTTGATAAACTTCTATTTGTTGACGGAACATGGCGTCAAAGCAGAGCTATGTTTAGTTGTTTCAAAG ATTTACCTTGCGTAGTGTTACAAACACGTCCTTCTCATTTTTGGCGTCATCAAAAAAACAGTCCCAGATGGTATTTAGCTACCATTGAAGCATTGCATCAGTCGCTTCATGAAATACATCAGTTTAGTGCCGATTTAGTAGATTTACCAATATCGGAATGTCAGAATAGGGAATACGATaatttattattcttttttcgatttatgcATAATGTTATTCATACGTTATACGATCATGATGAATTATTATCTTACAGACGACCAATGAATTTGTGA
- the LOC135836779 gene encoding bifunctional purine biosynthesis protein ATIC-like: protein MASKKRALISVSDKTGLLEFAEKLAQNNYEIIASDGTTSYLQSAKIPAKRITDVTKSPEMLGGRVKTLHPAIFAGILSRNTESDLKDIEANQFNLIDIVVCNLYPFSSVIQKPNVTQNDAIENIDIGGVALIRAAAKNHERVAVICDNADYETVISEITSSTSGDVSLETRRRLATKAFSYTSNYDSIISDYFRKEFHSNVDQRNLKYGINPHQKPAQIYSNDGSLPLKVLNGSPSYINLCDGLNGWQLVRELKQALNLPAATSFKHVSPAGVGIGVPLALDESQFCMVSDYNELSPLAAAYVRARRGDPMSSFGDFIALSDVCDVSTAQIISREVSDGIIAPGYDEQSLEILKKKKNGAYCILQIDPNYEPSSVESRTIFGLTLQQKRNDASINEKLLSNVVTKTKELSEEAKRDLIIATITVKYTQSNSVCYAKGGQVIGVGAGQQSRIHCTRLAGEKANNWWLRHHPNVSQLKFKKGVKRAEISNAIDFYVTADPSSVTKEELQEWLSFFDEAPKALSQEEKNKWISQLSNVALSSDAFFPFRDNVDRAKQSGVKYIVCPAGSVMDKAVVEACDQHGIVLIHTDLRLFHH, encoded by the exons atggcttcAAAGAAGAGAG CATTAATCAGTGTCTCGGACAAAACCGGATTGCTAGAATTCGCTGAAAAACTAGCTCAGAATAATTACGAAATAATCGCGTCCGATGGCACCACTTCGTACTTACAAAGTGCGAAAATCCCCGCTAAACGGATTACAGATGTGACAAAAAGTCCGGAAATGCTGGGAGGGCGAGTGAAAACATTGCACCCAGCTATATTCGCCG GTATTTTGTCTCGAAACACGGAATCTGATTTGAAAGATATCGAAGCTAATCAATTTAATTTGATTGATATTGTCGTCTGTAACTTGTACCCATTTAGTTCAGTTATTCAGAAACCAAACGTTACTCAAAATGATgctattgaaaatattgatattg GTGGAGTGGCACTCATACGAGCAGCGGCGAAAAATCATGAACGAGTAGCTGTTATCTGCGACAATGCTGATTATGAAACTGTGATTAGTGAAATTACTAGTTCAACATCAGGCGATGTATCTTTGGAGACAAG GCGACGATTAGCAACGAAAGCTTTTTCGTATACATCAAATTACGATTCCATAATCAGCGATTACTTCCGTAAAGAATTTCATAGCAATGTAGatcaaagaaatttgaaatatggaaTCAATCCTCATCAAAAACCAGCTCAAATTTATAGCAATGATGGGTCATTACCATTAAAAG ttttaaatgGCTCTCCAAGTTACATAAATTTATGCGATGGTCTAAACGGTTGGCAATTAGTACGAGAGTTAAAACAAGCCCTAAATTTACCAGCAGCTACTTCATTCAAACACGTCAGCCCTGCAGGAGTTGGTATTGGAGTACCATTAGCGCTGGATGAG AGTCAATTTTGCATGGTATCTGATTACAATGAACTTTCACCTTTGGCAGCTGCCTATGTCAGAGCTAGAAGAGGCGATCCTATGTCTTCATTTGGTGATTTTATCGCTTTATCGGATGTTTGTGATGTTTCTACAGCTCAAATTATATCTAGAGAG GTCAGCGACGGTATTATCGCACCCGGATACGACGAacaaagtttggaaattttgaaaaagaagaaaaacggCGCATATTGTATACTTCAAATTGATCCTAATTACGAACCATCTTCGGTCGAAAGCAGAACCATCTTCGGGTTAACTTTACAGCAAAAAAGAAATGATGCTtctatcaatgaaaaattattatcaaatgtGGTTACCAAAACTAAAGAA CTTTCAGAAGAAGCAAAACGAGATCTGATTATCGCAACAATAACGGTTAAATACACTCAAAGTAATTCAGTCTGTTATGCCAAAGGTGGTCAAGTAATCGGAGTCGGTGCTGGACAACAATCTCGTATTCATTGTACTCGTTTAGCTGGAGAAAAAGCAAACAACTG gTGGTTACGTCATCATCCCAACGTCTctcaattaaaattcaaaaaaggagTCAAACGAGCCGAAATATCGAATGCTATTGACTTTTATGTTACTGCAGATCCTTCAAGTG TAACCAAGGAAGAATTACAAGAATGGTTGTCTTTCTTCGACGAAGCCCCTAAAGCACTCAGTcaagaagagaaaaataaatggATTAGTCAACTAAGCAATGTAGCTTTATCATCTGATGCATTTTTCCCATTCAGAGATAACGTAGATCGCGCTAAACAG AGTGGTGTCAAATATATCGTATGTCCTGCCGGATCAGTAATGGATAAAGCAGTTGTTGAAGCATGCGACCAACATGGCATTGTCCTAATCCATACCGATTTACGTTTATTCCATCATTAA